In Desulfotignum phosphitoxidans DSM 13687, a single window of DNA contains:
- the cutA gene encoding divalent-cation tolerance protein CutA has protein sequence MSYCMVLVTCKDETEARSLASRIVHDKLAACVQMNPVVSVYTWEGRVQTETETRLTIKTRTSLYPALESFIRTHHTYEVPQIVQIPISRGLPEFLDWIDQTTGA, from the coding sequence ATGTCTTATTGTATGGTTCTTGTTACCTGTAAAGACGAAACTGAGGCCCGTTCACTGGCATCCAGGATCGTGCATGACAAACTGGCGGCCTGTGTGCAGATGAACCCGGTGGTCAGCGTCTACACCTGGGAGGGCCGGGTGCAGACCGAAACGGAAACACGGCTGACCATCAAGACCCGGACCTCCCTGTATCCGGCGCTGGAATCATTCATCCGAACACATCACACCTATGAAGTGCCCCAGATTGTTCAAATACCGATTTCCAGGGGCCTGCCCGAATTTCTCGACTGGATCGACCAGACCACGGGGGCATGA
- a CDS encoding GNAT family N-acetyltransferase produces the protein MNLRDVCPEKLLTPEESVKKIKNGSRVFIGTGCGEPQQLIKAMVENQSAQDIIVYQMLSSSLSKYIHDERFLSRFSIKLFFISVLMRQSAFEGKIDYIPVYLSQIPKIFEHREIGLDVALIQVCPPDKHGYCSLGISVDITLSGMKNADLVIAQVNPQMPRTWGDSVVHIDEIDFLVEYDEPILESLATQKNQKVIERIGHYVNMLVDDGATLQIGFGHLPDAVMPYLADKKDLGIHTQVITDGLLPLFHKKVITNRKKNYLPDRVVASLCMGSKVLYDYVDNNPMFYFKSSEFVNDPNVIAKNDRLISISSALEVDLTGQVCTDSKGYLFYSGIGDQVDFIRGSAMSEGGFSIIIIPSTAQNDTVSRIVPHLSEGAGVATTRGDIDIIVTEYGIAEMRRKSIYQRVMELAQIAHPKFRKELIEEAKKRHYIFPDQVPPTSQDLMFLDSYHYSLKLDNGKDINFRPLLPSDEFESRHFYYSLQEDSIYYRFFNKRKVFSREMLQQQWAEVDYRRNMTLIGVMQAGQRKQIVAIGSYAEATENAAEVAFLVKENLHGMGIASFLLKTLEKIAKENNYTRFIATVLAENRKMIKVFQKRYPHAKFIRSGSGEIEVEMPFE, from the coding sequence ATGAATCTCAGGGATGTCTGCCCGGAAAAACTCCTCACACCGGAAGAAAGTGTCAAAAAAATAAAAAACGGGAGTCGGGTATTTATCGGGACAGGCTGTGGAGAACCCCAGCAACTGATCAAAGCCATGGTGGAAAACCAGAGCGCCCAGGATATCATCGTGTACCAGATGCTGTCATCCTCCCTGTCAAAATATATTCATGATGAAAGATTTTTATCCCGGTTTTCCATTAAATTGTTTTTCATCTCCGTACTCATGCGCCAGTCTGCATTTGAAGGAAAAATCGATTATATCCCGGTGTATCTGTCCCAGATTCCCAAAATTTTCGAACACCGGGAAATCGGCCTGGATGTCGCCCTGATCCAGGTATGTCCCCCGGACAAACACGGGTATTGCTCTCTGGGCATATCCGTGGATATCACGCTGTCGGGAATGAAAAATGCCGACCTGGTCATCGCCCAGGTCAACCCGCAGATGCCCCGGACCTGGGGGGATTCCGTGGTACACATCGATGAAATCGATTTTCTGGTGGAATATGATGAACCCATACTGGAATCTTTGGCCACCCAGAAAAACCAGAAGGTCATCGAACGTATCGGGCATTATGTGAATATGCTGGTGGATGACGGCGCCACGCTCCAGATCGGTTTCGGGCATCTGCCCGATGCAGTGATGCCGTATCTGGCCGACAAAAAAGATCTGGGCATCCACACCCAGGTCATCACCGACGGGCTGCTGCCGTTGTTTCATAAAAAAGTGATCACCAACCGAAAAAAAAATTATCTGCCGGACCGGGTGGTCGCCTCGTTGTGCATGGGCTCCAAAGTCTTATACGATTATGTGGACAACAACCCCATGTTTTATTTCAAATCATCTGAATTTGTCAATGATCCCAATGTGATCGCCAAAAACGACCGGCTCATCTCCATCAGTTCGGCCCTGGAAGTGGATCTGACCGGTCAGGTGTGTACGGATTCCAAAGGGTATCTGTTTTACAGCGGTATCGGAGACCAGGTGGATTTCATCCGGGGATCGGCCATGTCCGAGGGCGGATTTTCAATTATTATCATCCCGTCCACAGCTCAGAACGATACGGTGTCCCGTATCGTGCCCCATTTGAGTGAAGGGGCCGGCGTGGCCACCACCCGGGGCGACATCGATATCATTGTCACGGAATACGGCATCGCGGAAATGCGGCGGAAAAGTATTTACCAGCGGGTCATGGAGCTGGCCCAGATCGCCCATCCCAAATTCAGAAAAGAGTTGATTGAGGAAGCCAAGAAACGCCATTATATCTTTCCGGATCAGGTGCCGCCCACCAGCCAGGACCTGATGTTTCTGGATTCCTACCATTATTCTTTGAAACTGGACAACGGCAAGGATATCAATTTCCGTCCTCTGCTGCCCTCCGATGAATTCGAATCCCGGCATTTTTACTATTCTTTACAGGAAGACTCCATTTATTACCGGTTTTTCAACAAACGCAAAGTGTTTTCCAGAGAAATGCTCCAGCAGCAATGGGCTGAGGTGGATTATCGAAGAAACATGACGTTGATCGGGGTCATGCAGGCCGGACAGCGCAAACAGATCGTGGCCATCGGTTCCTATGCCGAAGCCACGGAGAATGCCGCAGAGGTCGCCTTTCTGGTCAAAGAAAACCTCCACGGCATGGGCATTGCCTCTTTTCTGCTGAAAACTCTGGAAAAAATTGCCAAAGAAAACAATTACACCCGGTTCATTGCCACGGTACTTGCGGAAAACCGCAAAATGATCAAAGTATTTCAAAAACGGTATCCCCACGCCAAATTCATTCGTTCCGGCAGTGGAGAGATCGAAGTGGAAATGCCCTTTGAGTGA
- a CDS encoding HD domain-containing phosphohydrolase → MTDNPIKLLVVDDEEAIREVTEEYFMRKGYEVYTAENGADALDVINEVPQIACIFTDINMPVMDGLELAERIRQIENTLPVVVMTGYPSLENTIQTLKNGVVDYLIKPVNLEQMELTLRRILRERELFVENLILKEEVARQTRLKELNVQLEERVEEVNTLNRVMEDFSSADSSHGIFNKVVELGVEELHADKVFFHIFSEKSLTLIQVASACPENGVLHVPEHFASDIPDPIQMYIKESVAKGSLPWLIPDTAENSRMDAAVQSVMVVPLKIRENVFGVASAFIFDKDRIFNEKDIYYLSFITQKAAGAIENVALYENIYDNLFATLFAFVTALEVRDFYTRRHSTRVAKYARMIAMEMGCGEEELDVINVAGMLHDIGKIGIRDDILLKPGRLTDEEFEKIKAHPAIGADIISNLGLWDREVDIIRHHHERFDGKGYPDGLAGEAIPKLARIMSVADCFDAMASDRPYRKEMEMSRVLKTIRENSGTQFDPQVVDAFFNIVDQIQETG, encoded by the coding sequence ATGACCGACAACCCCATAAAGCTTTTGGTGGTGGATGATGAAGAGGCCATTCGGGAAGTGACCGAGGAGTATTTCATGAGAAAGGGGTATGAAGTTTATACGGCCGAAAACGGGGCCGATGCTCTGGATGTCATCAATGAGGTGCCCCAGATCGCCTGTATTTTTACAGATATCAATATGCCGGTGATGGATGGTCTTGAACTGGCCGAAAGAATAAGACAGATCGAAAACACGCTGCCGGTGGTGGTGATGACTGGATATCCGTCTTTGGAAAATACCATTCAGACCCTTAAAAACGGGGTGGTGGATTATCTCATCAAACCGGTGAACTTAGAGCAGATGGAATTGACACTTCGGCGGATTCTCAGAGAGCGTGAACTGTTTGTGGAAAATTTGATCCTCAAGGAAGAGGTGGCCCGCCAGACCCGACTCAAAGAGTTGAATGTGCAGTTAGAGGAACGGGTGGAAGAGGTCAACACCCTGAATCGGGTCATGGAAGACTTTTCATCGGCGGATTCCAGTCATGGTATTTTCAACAAAGTTGTGGAATTGGGTGTGGAAGAACTGCATGCAGACAAGGTGTTTTTTCATATTTTTTCTGAAAAATCTTTGACTTTGATTCAGGTTGCCAGTGCCTGTCCTGAAAATGGTGTTTTACACGTGCCCGAACATTTTGCATCCGATATCCCTGATCCTATTCAAATGTATATTAAAGAAAGTGTGGCAAAGGGATCACTTCCCTGGCTGATACCGGATACTGCTGAAAACAGCCGGATGGATGCGGCGGTTCAATCCGTTATGGTGGTGCCGTTGAAGATTCGGGAAAATGTGTTTGGCGTGGCATCCGCATTCATTTTTGATAAAGACCGGATTTTTAATGAAAAAGATATCTATTACCTGAGTTTTATCACCCAAAAAGCAGCGGGTGCCATTGAAAATGTTGCGCTGTATGAAAATATTTATGACAATCTGTTTGCCACGTTGTTTGCATTTGTTACGGCCCTGGAGGTAAGAGATTTTTATACCCGCCGGCATTCCACCCGGGTGGCAAAGTATGCCCGTATGATCGCCATGGAAATGGGATGCGGTGAAGAAGAGCTGGATGTGATCAATGTTGCCGGTATGCTGCATGATATCGGTAAGATCGGTATCCGGGATGATATTCTGCTCAAGCCCGGTCGGTTGACGGATGAAGAATTTGAAAAAATCAAAGCGCATCCGGCCATTGGTGCCGACATTATCAGCAATCTGGGATTGTGGGACCGGGAGGTGGATATTATCCGACACCACCATGAACGGTTTGACGGAAAAGGATATCCGGATGGACTTGCAGGAGAAGCTATCCCCAAGTTGGCCAGGATTATGTCTGTGGCGGATTGTTTTGATGCCATGGCATCGGATCGGCCTTATAGAAAGGAAATGGAAATGAGCCGCGTACTCAAAACAATTCGTGAAAATTCAGGCACTCAGTTCGATCCCCAGGTAGTGGATGCATTTTTTAACATTGTTGATCAGATTCAAGAGACCGGTTAA
- a CDS encoding tetratricopeptide repeat protein has protein sequence MMNKVQKPRLIVMPLVPDTSRSFDGAGLGIHFLLGNLFGVHPELTECWFGWRVKKIFQDETAFTAYCRGIPPLPDIQALGKQENVRYWLTGRYSQEDEILQISMVLHDIQGPDDNITLPLSLDDGITDFRYRFQQWLGKAGLAFPRTDTVFWPEWITPEGLDCLGRGLKTLYLNYLSQTGSAGNMIDLTWFDRAVDVSPRSYLAHDLLGWALYKNQEIVRAESCFETALTFNDKGVGALSGLLWCAVAQKDRDRALVYSLAKARVTDADPKAARAWVSKKIPD, from the coding sequence ATGATGAACAAGGTTCAAAAGCCACGGCTTATTGTCATGCCGCTGGTGCCCGATACAAGCCGATCTTTTGATGGTGCGGGTTTGGGGATTCATTTTTTACTGGGAAACCTTTTCGGGGTTCATCCGGAACTGACGGAATGCTGGTTCGGATGGCGGGTAAAAAAAATATTTCAGGATGAAACAGCCTTTACTGCATATTGCCGGGGCATTCCCCCGTTGCCCGATATTCAGGCCTTAGGAAAACAGGAAAATGTCCGGTACTGGTTGACCGGGAGATATTCACAAGAAGATGAGATATTGCAGATCAGCATGGTCCTTCATGACATTCAGGGGCCGGATGATAACATCACTTTGCCGTTGTCTTTAGATGACGGGATAACGGATTTCAGGTATCGGTTTCAACAATGGCTTGGTAAGGCCGGTCTTGCGTTTCCCCGAACCGATACTGTTTTCTGGCCGGAGTGGATCACCCCGGAAGGGCTGGACTGCCTGGGCCGGGGGCTGAAAACGCTGTATCTGAATTATCTATCCCAAACCGGCAGTGCCGGAAATATGATCGATCTGACCTGGTTTGACCGGGCTGTGGACGTATCGCCCCGTTCTTACCTGGCCCATGATCTTCTGGGATGGGCATTGTATAAAAATCAGGAAATCGTCCGGGCGGAATCATGTTTCGAAACCGCCCTGACTTTTAATGACAAAGGGGTGGGCGCACTGTCCGGCCTGCTCTGGTGTGCGGTGGCTCAAAAAGACCGGGACAGGGCCCTGGTTTATTCCCTGGCAAAGGCCCGGGTGACAGATGCGGATCCAAAGGCGGCCAGGGCATGGGTGTCAAAGAAAATCCCGGATTAG
- the der gene encoding ribosome biogenesis GTPase Der, with the protein MKPVVALVGRPNVGKSTLFNRLIRDRQALVDDMPGVTRDRHYGEARWDDKAFTVIDTGGFLTEDDDYFAAQIRDQLAVAVAQASALVLILDGRAGLSPFDHDLAAMLRKSGKPVFYVVNKIENQRQLDDLGDFYDLGIESFYPVSAEHGIGVADLLDDLVAGLPDAVESDMEDNETVRIAIVGRPNVGKSSLANQLFGSPRVVVNEKAGTTRDAIELEVCHKGRRFVLVDTAGIRRKGKVTEKLEKFSILKSLKSLENCHVALILIDAAEGITDQDITIAGYAEKKGCGAVFLLNKWDRVDKQEKGEKAYISELRQMAKFLSYAPVMTVSALTGQRCHRILDMAANVYEEYGFRINTGTLNRIIADAVQREEPSLHKGRRLKFFYATQVATRPPCFVCFVNYPKAVHFSYERYLVNQLRQMIPLNLTPIRLYFREKTGRMDFSGKTRENERIALKKERITTKRKKERKEQSRRKRQRDGNTGG; encoded by the coding sequence ATGAAACCCGTGGTGGCCCTGGTGGGCCGGCCCAATGTGGGCAAATCAACGCTGTTCAACCGGCTGATCCGGGACCGGCAGGCCCTGGTGGATGACATGCCCGGCGTCACCCGGGACCGGCATTACGGTGAAGCCCGGTGGGATGACAAGGCTTTTACCGTTATAGATACCGGCGGATTTCTGACCGAAGATGATGATTATTTTGCCGCCCAGATCAGAGATCAGCTGGCCGTGGCCGTGGCCCAGGCCAGTGCCCTGGTGTTGATTTTAGACGGCCGGGCCGGGTTGTCGCCGTTTGACCATGATCTGGCGGCCATGCTCCGCAAGTCCGGAAAACCGGTTTTTTATGTGGTAAATAAAATTGAAAATCAGCGGCAGCTCGATGATCTGGGAGATTTTTATGACTTGGGCATTGAGTCTTTCTACCCGGTTTCCGCGGAACACGGCATCGGGGTGGCGGATCTGCTGGATGATCTGGTGGCCGGGTTGCCCGATGCCGTGGAATCGGACATGGAAGATAATGAGACTGTTCGCATCGCCATTGTGGGCCGACCCAATGTGGGTAAATCCAGTCTGGCCAATCAGCTGTTTGGATCGCCCCGGGTGGTGGTCAATGAAAAAGCAGGCACCACCCGGGATGCCATTGAGCTGGAAGTCTGTCATAAGGGACGGCGGTTTGTGCTGGTGGATACGGCCGGTATCCGGCGCAAGGGAAAAGTGACTGAAAAGCTGGAAAAATTTTCCATTCTCAAATCCCTGAAAAGCCTGGAAAACTGTCATGTGGCATTGATTCTCATCGATGCGGCTGAAGGGATCACAGATCAGGACATCACCATTGCCGGGTATGCAGAAAAAAAAGGATGTGGTGCTGTTTTTCTGCTTAATAAATGGGACCGAGTGGACAAACAGGAAAAAGGGGAAAAAGCCTATATTTCAGAATTGCGGCAGATGGCCAAATTTCTGTCCTATGCCCCGGTCATGACCGTTTCCGCGTTGACCGGTCAGCGGTGTCACCGGATTCTGGATATGGCTGCCAACGTATATGAAGAATACGGGTTTCGGATCAATACCGGGACCTTGAACCGGATCATCGCAGATGCGGTACAAAGAGAAGAGCCGTCTTTGCACAAAGGAAGACGTCTCAAATTTTTTTATGCCACCCAGGTGGCCACCCGGCCGCCTTGTTTTGTGTGCTTTGTTAATTATCCCAAGGCCGTGCATTTTTCCTATGAACGGTATCTGGTCAATCAGCTGCGTCAGATGATTCCGCTGAATCTGACGCCCATCCGTCTTTACTTCAGGGAAAAGACCGGACGGATGGATTTTTCCGGTAAAACCCGGGAAAATGAGCGTATTGCCCTTAAAAAAGAGCGAATCACCACCAAGCGGAAAAAAGAGCGCAAAGAACAGAGCCGCAGAAAGCGGCAGCGGGATGGAAATACGGGGGGCTGA
- a CDS encoding diaminopimelate decarboxylase family protein gives MPMSDAFKKRLSRILPDIAETFGTPFHIYDETGICDTCDRLNAAFASLKGFREYFAVKALPNPAIMTTLKQNGFGFDCSSVPELVLARKIGSAGEDIMFTSNNTCTAQFQTAMDHGGSILNLDDLSLIQKLPGVPELICFRYNPGPERSGNHIIGNPVEAKYGLTRDQLYSAYDTAVRMGVKRFGIHTMLASNELNYTYMVETADMLLNVISDLHQKLSIQFEFINIGGGLGIPYAPDDTAFDLAAMAQGVTQSLDQFKKASGWVPRLYMESGRFITGPHGVLVTTVINHKQIYRNYVGVDASMSALMRPGLYGAYHHVHIHGKEHLPAVGPVDVVGGLCENNDKFAIQRPLPETCEGDFVVIHDTGAHGQSMGFNYNGHLRPKELMLKKDGSVVLIRRAETMADYFATLEFEPRILPAP, from the coding sequence ATGCCCATGTCAGACGCGTTTAAAAAAAGATTGTCCCGGATACTGCCGGACATTGCCGAAACGTTTGGCACCCCGTTTCATATTTATGACGAGACCGGAATCTGTGACACCTGTGACCGTCTCAACGCCGCATTCGCATCCCTGAAAGGATTCAGGGAATATTTTGCGGTCAAAGCCCTGCCGAACCCGGCAATCATGACGACTCTCAAGCAAAATGGATTCGGCTTTGACTGCAGTTCGGTTCCGGAACTGGTTCTGGCCAGAAAAATCGGATCAGCCGGCGAAGATATCATGTTCACTTCCAACAATACCTGTACCGCTCAGTTTCAGACCGCCATGGATCATGGTGGATCTATTTTGAACCTGGATGATCTCTCGTTGATCCAAAAACTGCCCGGGGTTCCGGAACTGATCTGTTTCCGATACAATCCCGGACCTGAAAGATCCGGCAATCATATCATCGGCAATCCGGTGGAAGCCAAATACGGGCTGACCCGGGACCAGCTGTACAGCGCCTATGATACGGCCGTCCGCATGGGCGTCAAACGGTTTGGCATTCATACCATGCTGGCATCCAATGAATTGAATTACACCTATATGGTGGAAACCGCAGACATGCTTTTAAATGTCATTTCCGATCTTCATCAAAAATTGTCCATTCAATTTGAATTCATCAATATCGGCGGCGGACTGGGCATTCCCTACGCCCCCGATGACACGGCCTTTGATCTGGCTGCCATGGCACAGGGCGTTACCCAATCTTTGGATCAATTCAAAAAAGCGTCCGGCTGGGTCCCCAGGCTGTATATGGAAAGCGGTCGTTTTATCACCGGCCCCCATGGGGTTCTGGTCACCACGGTCATCAATCACAAGCAGATTTACCGGAATTATGTGGGCGTGGATGCATCCATGTCCGCTTTGATGCGGCCGGGGTTATATGGTGCCTACCACCATGTTCACATCCACGGCAAAGAGCATCTGCCGGCAGTCGGGCCGGTGGACGTGGTGGGTGGGTTGTGCGAGAACAACGATAAATTTGCGATTCAGCGGCCATTGCCTGAGACCTGTGAAGGTGATTTTGTGGTCATCCACGATACCGGGGCTCACGGCCAGTCCATGGGGTTCAATTACAACGGTCATTTACGTCCCAAAGAACTGATGCTGAAAAAAGACGGCAGTGTCGTTCTGATCCGCCGGGCTGAGACCATGGCCGATTATTTTGCCACCCTGGAATTTGAACCCCGGATCCTGCCGGCACCATGA
- a CDS encoding ABC transporter ATP-binding protein: MPKQPIIQVDALKKSYNGRPAVAGISLAIAAGTCFGLLGPNGAGKTTAVEIMENIQKPDQGRILFKGKERDRSFNQQVGVQFQQTELMAFLTVEETLKTFAAFYAQSLPVEMVMDLCMLKEIRNQRSNKISGGQRQRLLLSLALINDPDLLFLDEPTTGLDPQARQHVWDIIKGIRSRGKTTILTTHYMEEAWVLCDDIAIMDEGKIITQGAPKDLVKTHCASMPPESRNLESVFLALTGKRLRG, translated from the coding sequence GTGCCAAAACAGCCCATCATACAGGTGGATGCACTGAAAAAATCCTACAACGGCCGACCGGCTGTGGCCGGCATCAGCCTGGCCATTGCGGCCGGGACCTGTTTCGGTTTGCTGGGCCCCAACGGAGCCGGGAAAACCACGGCGGTGGAGATCATGGAAAATATTCAGAAACCCGACCAGGGGCGGATTCTGTTCAAAGGAAAAGAACGGGACCGGTCTTTCAATCAGCAGGTAGGAGTACAGTTTCAACAGACCGAATTAATGGCGTTTCTGACCGTGGAAGAAACCCTGAAAACCTTTGCTGCATTTTATGCCCAATCTCTGCCGGTGGAAATGGTGATGGATCTGTGCATGCTCAAAGAGATCAGAAATCAGCGGAGCAACAAAATATCCGGCGGACAGCGTCAGCGGCTTCTTTTGAGTCTGGCCCTGATCAATGATCCGGACCTGCTGTTTCTGGATGAACCCACCACCGGCCTGGATCCCCAGGCCCGGCAGCATGTGTGGGACATTATCAAAGGGATCCGGTCCAGAGGGAAAACCACCATTCTGACCACCCATTATATGGAAGAAGCCTGGGTTTTGTGCGATGATATTGCCATCATGGATGAGGGAAAAATTATTACCCAGGGCGCTCCCAAAGATCTGGTAAAAACCCATTGTGCATCCATGCCGCCGGAATCCCGGAACCTGGAATCCGTATTTCTGGCACTCACCGGTAAGCGTCTGAGGGGTTGA
- a CDS encoding Lrp/AsnC family transcriptional regulator, whose product MDKIDLQILQILQKKARIPNVEVARTIGMAPSAVLERIKKLEASGVIQGYEVRLNADMFHRAMVAFIEITVSDPVDFPEIGDALAAIDQVQEVHYLAGQDCLMIKLRVKDNRELESLLLTRINNIQAVSSTRTRIALSTFKESAKIAIDITS is encoded by the coding sequence ATGGATAAAATTGATTTACAGATTCTGCAAATTCTGCAAAAAAAGGCACGAATTCCCAATGTTGAGGTGGCCAGAACCATCGGCATGGCGCCTTCCGCCGTGCTGGAACGTATCAAAAAACTGGAGGCATCCGGGGTGATTCAGGGATATGAGGTCCGACTCAATGCGGACATGTTTCATCGTGCCATGGTGGCGTTTATAGAAATCACCGTGTCAGATCCGGTCGATTTTCCGGAAATCGGGGATGCCCTGGCCGCCATCGACCAGGTCCAGGAGGTTCATTATCTGGCCGGTCAGGACTGTCTGATGATCAAGCTCAGGGTCAAGGACAACAGAGAACTGGAATCCCTTTTGTTAACCCGGATCAACAACATCCAGGCCGTGTCATCCACCCGGACCCGTATTGCACTTTCCACTTTCAAAGAAAGTGCCAAAATCGCCATTGACATTACTTCTTGA
- a CDS encoding ABC transporter permease translates to MSLKRMWALFMARSLEFIRDRAGFGWNILFPFLLVAAFSIAFGPDAKKQFKLGVFPVPDPVPALETIRIPDALKTDPSVQLVFFKDLDPALEKLRHHKIDILVQSGDVKDPEAVPLKNDSKVRYWVSDVSPKGALAEKLVKAAVVPEAFFENRVYKQAVPGTLVRYIDWLFPGILGMNIMFSAFFGVGYVIVRYRRNGVLKRLKATPVTAFEYLSAQLISRVVVSMAASMVVWAGCDVIFSFQMQGSYVDAVIVFFFGTVCLVSFGLILACRGTNEELTNGIINFICWPMMFLSEVWFSIEGTAAWIRQAAGFLPLTHFLSAARKVINDGATLSQVSQEMAILAVMSLVFLAVGSWLFSWTR, encoded by the coding sequence ATGAGTCTGAAACGCATGTGGGCATTGTTTATGGCCCGCAGTCTGGAATTCATCCGGGACCGGGCCGGGTTCGGGTGGAATATTCTGTTTCCGTTTTTGCTGGTGGCGGCATTCAGCATTGCCTTTGGACCGGATGCAAAAAAGCAGTTCAAACTGGGGGTGTTCCCAGTGCCGGATCCGGTGCCGGCCCTTGAAACCATCCGGATTCCGGATGCCTTGAAAACGGATCCTTCGGTTCAACTGGTTTTTTTTAAAGACCTTGACCCGGCACTGGAAAAGCTGCGGCACCATAAAATCGATATTCTGGTTCAGTCCGGTGATGTGAAAGATCCTGAAGCGGTCCCATTAAAGAATGATTCCAAGGTGCGCTACTGGGTATCGGATGTTTCTCCCAAGGGCGCTTTGGCAGAGAAACTGGTGAAAGCAGCCGTGGTGCCGGAGGCTTTTTTTGAAAACCGGGTTTACAAACAGGCGGTTCCCGGGACTTTGGTGCGGTATATCGACTGGCTGTTTCCGGGCATCCTGGGCATGAACATCATGTTTTCCGCTTTTTTCGGGGTGGGATATGTGATTGTCCGGTACCGGCGGAACGGGGTGCTCAAACGGTTAAAAGCCACACCGGTCACTGCCTTTGAATATCTGTCCGCCCAGCTGATTTCCCGGGTGGTGGTGTCCATGGCCGCATCCATGGTGGTGTGGGCCGGGTGTGATGTGATATTTTCATTTCAGATGCAGGGGTCGTATGTGGATGCCGTCATTGTGTTTTTTTTCGGTACGGTGTGTCTGGTGTCTTTTGGTCTGATTCTGGCCTGCCGGGGAACCAATGAGGAATTGACCAACGGAATCATCAACTTTATCTGCTGGCCCATGATGTTTCTGTCGGAAGTCTGGTTTTCCATTGAAGGAACAGCCGCCTGGATCCGACAGGCGGCCGGGTTCCTGCCGCTGACCCATTTTCTTTCCGCTGCAAGAAAGGTGATCAATGACGGGGCCACCCTGTCCCAGGTATCCCAGGAGATGGCAATACTGGCGGTCATGAGCCTTGTGTTCCTGGCTGTCGGGTCGTGGCTGTTTTCCTGGACCCGTTAG